One window of the Triticum dicoccoides isolate Atlit2015 ecotype Zavitan chromosome 3B, WEW_v2.0, whole genome shotgun sequence genome contains the following:
- the LOC119276487 gene encoding cytochrome b561 domain-containing protein At4g18260-like: MLVSGRRRLLLLYTSFVVLSLLTLPSDGSSNSTEELNQSRNKTGHPLELTPRTAFQLKLHALFHWSSFGLLMPVGILLVRMSSKSKSGRCNRVLFYCHVISQIAAVLLATGGAALSLMNFENSFSNSHQRVGLALYGFMWLQPIIGFFRAERGVKGRSLWFFFHWLLGIAICATGIANVYSGLRTYHERTAKSVSLWTGLLTVEISFLAFFYLLIDRCSYMIKQGRLPVEQLRPNDNRRTYPTTLRKELVMVQE; the protein is encoded by the exons ATGCTGGTGTCCGGGAGAAGACGACTGCTCCTTCTGTACACAAGCTTTGTGGTTCTTTCGCTTCTCACGCTGCCGTCCGATGGCTCGTCGAATTCCACGGAGGAACTCAATCAAAGCCGCAACAAGACCGGGCATCCTCTCGAG CTGACGCCTAGAACAGCATTTCAGCTCAAGCTACACGCATTGTTCCACTGGTCTTCTTTCGGTCTCTTGATGCCTGTAGGGATACTGCTGGTCAGAATGTCGAGCAAATCAAAAAGCGGCAGATGCAACAGAGTGCTCTTCTATTGCCATGTCATTTCTCAG ATCGCAGCTGTACTTCTTGCTACTGGCGGCGCGGCTCTGTCCTTGATGAACTTTGAGAACTCCTTCAGTAACAGTCACCAGAGAGTAGGATTGGCATTGTATGGATTCATGTGGCTTCAGCCAATCATCGGTTTCTTCAGAGCAGAAAG AGGTGTCAAGGGAAGGAGCCTGTGGTTCTTCTTCCACTGGCTTCTCGGCATCGCAATTTGCGCCACTGGCATCGCAAACGTCTACTCTGGCCTCCGCACGTATCATGAGAGAACCGCCAAGAGCGTGAGCCTGTGGACCGGCCTCCTTACCGTTGAGATCTCCTTCCTAGCTTTTTTCTACCTCTTGATAGATAGGTGCAGCTATATGATCAAGCAAGGACGTCTCCCGGTCGAACAGCTAAGACCGAACGATAATCGCAGGACCTATCCTACAACTCTTCGGAAAGAGCTGGTTATGGTGCAAGAGTGA
- the LOC119276488 gene encoding uncharacterized protein LOC119276488: protein MACSFSPSSATRLQAVDAAAVKSARVPLKASVSPAPRSLGGCRAARQEFEGATQDPSVSVSSARTQLDLLEQLTSSSTPNGTENETATETRVLTTIREQLVALYGDRGGEFTFTLPLGKRLREGLKTLNTLTVSQRRNIKRQAMLTKVSGRNDSVFFATVGAFVLVPPIAILAIAILTGYVQLLP from the exons ATGGCGTGCAGCTTCTCCCCTTCCTCCGCCACGAGGCTCCAGGCGGTGGACGCGGCGGCCGTGAAGAGCGCAAGGGTGCCCCTCAAGGCGTCGGTCTCGCCCGCGCCGAGATCGCTGGGCGGCTGCAGGGCTGCCCGCCAGGAATTCGAGGGCGCGACACAGGATCCAAGCGTCTCAG TTTCTTCGGCACGCACACAGTTGGATCTCCTGGAGCAACTGACGTCGTCCTCCACACCTAATGGCACCG AGAATGAAACCGCTACGGAAACCCGTGTGCTCACCACCATCCGTGAACAGCTGGTAGCGCTGTACGGTGACAGGGGAGGCGAATTCACATTCACCCTCCCGTTGGGCAAGAGGCTCAGGGAAGGCCTCAAGACCCTCAACACCCTCACCGTCTCACAGAGAAGGAACATCAAGAGGCAAGCCATGCTCACCAAGGTTAGCGGGAGGAATGACTCGGTCTTCTTCGCGACTGTCGGTGCATTCGTCCTCGTGCCGCCTATCGCCATTTTAGCTATCGCTATCTTAACTGGTTATGTCCAGCTCTTGCCATGA